The genomic stretch aactgagttactttttaaataaagtaactagtaactgtaactagttactggttttcagtaactaacccaacattgGTTAtgatacatttaataacacatataagtatttaatgaaaattaaaattaattaaagatacatttaataacacatgtacatatttaatttaaattaaaatgaattaatgactcatttaataacacatgtacgtatttatctatccatccatttcctaccgcttgtcccttttggggtcgcggggggtgctggagcctatctctgctgcattcgggcggaaggcggggtacaccctggacaagtcgccacctcaacacagggccaacacagagacagacaacattcacactcacattcacacactagggccaagttagtgttgccaatcaacctatccccaggtgcatgtctttggaggtgggaggaagccggagtacctggagggaacccacacagtcacggggagaacatgcaaactccacacagaaagatcccgagcctgggattgaactcaggactactcaggacctttgtattgtgaggcacatgcactaacccctgtatcccaccgtgctgccctgtacgtatttaattaaaattaattaatgacacatttaataacacatgtaactactaatttaaattataattaatGTTTATGATACATTTAATGACACATCTACGTAtttaattacaattaaaattaattaatgatacatttaataacacatgtatttgatttaaattaaaattatttaatagGTCATTTGATAACACATGTACttattaatttaaataattattaatcacacatttaataacacatgtacgtatttaattaaaattaagattaatgaatgacacatttaaaaacacatgcaCTTATTtacttaaaatgtaaaaataattaatgacacatttaataacaaatgtacatatttaattaaaattaaaattaattaatgacacatttaataacacatgtacgtattaatttaaattataattaatgacacatttaataacacatgtacgtatttaatttaaattataattaatcaatgacacatttaataaaacatgtacatatttaattaaaattataattaatgacacatttaataacacatgtacatattaatttaaatcataattaatcacacatttaataacacatgaacTTATTTaggtaatataaaaaaaattattgatggcacatttaataacacagtgaagcataagaaacacaaaatgaTAGTGCCTTTTTAAAAAGTGTgtctattttagtttttttttaattgaacttgGTCCAAAAATGCCAGTATAAGAAtgtgggcgggggggggggggtgtagtcaGCGATGCCtgtaggagcaaaagtcaccgccgctgtccagggtgctgaggacgagcaccatcgggccaAGGCGAGGCAGGggtggggcatgtgctgacggcgagacacagctagcAGATGATTAGAttccacaggtggtacgtgttaatctaatcatctgttgtctgtaacagtaagcggccgggagcagaggaggagagaggattgggagtgacTGCAAAGTCACGACATACTGAAAAGCATTTTGGAAAGATCttgttaaaaaacattaaaactttgtcAACTTGGCACGCCTGTCTGTTGTGACGTGTATGTCAGTggaaccgctaggaagcgacttccacaaataAATTTtggagcacatttaacaatattgTGATGATTATAACTGATACTTTGGGTCACAAAAACAATGATGTAAAATGTACATGTCGTTAAGAATAACTCTAATACTTGgctatcactccagcagcactgagagcagacttagccaaactacctctaggtacACTTACAATGAtgaggcgggccacataaaatgatgtggttaaCTAAAAattatgtgacggaccacataaatTGATGAGgcgggccacatacaatgatgaagcgggccacataaaatgatgaagagggccacataaaatgatgtggtcaacttaaaatgatgtgacgggccacataaaattatgtggtgaaccacataaaatgaggcggtggaccaaataaaatgatgtggtgaatCACATAAAACGATGAgtcgggccacttaaaatgatacggttgaccacataaaataatatggCTTGCCATATAAATatggcaggccatataaaattatatagtgggccacataaaataatgtggcagacatataaaatgatgtggtgggccacataaattatgtaGTTGAGCCCATAAAATGCTGtattggaccacataaaatgatgtggcggaccacataaaatgatgagaCGGGCCAATTAAATGATGAGGCGAGCCACATAAAACGATACagtaggccacataaaatgatgtggcggaccacataaaatgacaaggCGGGCCACATAATTGATATAGCGGGTCACATAAAATTAtatagcggaccacataaaatgatgtggttgaccacataaaatgatgtgacaggccacataaaatgatgtgacaggccatttAAAATGACGTggttgaccacataaaatgatgtgacaggccacataaaatgatgtgacaggccatttaaaatgatgtggttgaccacataaaatgatgtgacaggccatttaaaatgatgtggttaaccacataaaatgatgtgacaggccacttaaaatgatgtggttaaccacatacaatgatgtgatggaccacataccataccataccataccaactttatttataaagccctttacaTAAAGTGATAAggttgaccacataaaatgatgtgacaggccacttaaaatgatgtggttgaccacataaaatgacgtagttgaccacataaaatgacgaggtgggccacataaaatgatgtggttgaTCACATAAAGTGATGTGGTTCACCACGTTAAATAATATGGCAGGCCATGTAAATAATATGGCAGACCATATAAAATTATTTAGCGGACCATgtgaaatgatgtggcggccatataaaatgatgtggtgggcaatGCAAAATGATGCGGTTGAccccataaaatgatgtggcggccatataaaatgatatggtgggcaACGTAAAATTATGTGCTTCACCCCATAAAATGAAATGGTTGACCACATAAATGATGAggcgaaccacataaaatgatacagTGGGCCActtagaatgatgtggtgggcctcaCAGTGGGccaattaaaatgatgtggttgaccacataaaatgatgagcCGGGCCACGTAAATCGATACAGTGGTCTACATAAAACGATACagtggaccacatgaaatgacgtggcggaccacataaaatgatttggcaggccacataaatgatacagtggaccacataaaatgatttggcaggccacataaaacgaTACagtggaccacatgaaatgacgtggcggaccacataaaattatttggcaggccacatcaaatgatacagtggaccacataaaatgatttggcaggccacataaaatgatacagtggaccacataaaatgatacgcAAACTGTAGAGGGTCCAGGAAAGGAGCCACCAGGGttctcagctgatccagcacaagtctctcgaggaccttcatgacatgAGACGTCAGGGAAACCGGTCTGAAGTCATTCAAGCCCGATGGGATAGGCTTCTttggcaccggcactatgcaggatgttttccatagcgcTGGTATCCgttctaacttcagactcaggttgaagatgaagtgctgGATCTCAGTCAGCTGAGCAGCACAAGTCTTCAGGACGCAGGACTTGACTCGGTCCAAGCCTGCTGAATTGGCTGGGTTGACTCTCTCCGGCTGTCGTCTCACatgtccaggtgtcagacacaccgggctggctttctcagtgggggtgggAGTGGGGTGATAATAAACAGCAGTGGCAGGCAACAGTGAAGGAGTTTGTGGATTGATGGTCAGCGGAGGTGTGAggacaggagtagtggggggagggccagtaagggaTGCATTGCTAAATCTATTGGGAAAAAAGTGAAGTGGTTGACACCACATAaagtgatgtggtggaccacataaaatgatgaggcgggcaacataaaatgatgtggtggatcacataaaatgatgtggtggacaacataaaaGGATGAGGCGGGCCAcagaaaatgatgtggtgggccgcataaaatgatgtggtggaccataaaacgatgtggtgggccacataaaatgatgtggtggaccacataaaacgatgtggtgggccacataaaatgatgtggtggaccacataaaatgatgtggtggaccacataaaatgacgaggcgagccacataaaacgatacagtggaccacataaaatgacgtgacggaccacataaaatgatacagTGGACCACACAAAATGAAGTggttgaccacataaaatgaagtggttgaccacataacatgatgtggttgaccacataaaatgaagtggttgaccacataaaatgacgtgacggaccatgtTCTGGCTCTGCCATTAGTATTGTGTGCACTGGCTCTTTAAGAGAATCAGGAAGTGAGTGTCCTGGCCATGCTGCGCAGAGATGATGACGTAATGTGATTCAGACCACGGAGACGGCATGTTGTTCAGTTCTGTAGCTGTGTTAGAGTTCATAAAAGCATTCCCTGTGAGTATTGCAGTAAAAAATGATGTGTAGATGGAATATATGTTAGAAAGTAGTACATTTAAGTAGTTCATTTAATGTTTAGGGAACTAtttacaagtcttattttgaatGCATTATTTTGGCTCATATCAATGTAATGAGACAGTATATGATTTATGTTAAGCTTTAATTAACAATTGCTGCATTATTTGTGTATACTGATGCACCTATACTGTATCTGTTTGTTATAGTTTCAAACCTGCCATATAAAAACGGGTCCAACTCATCCTGACGTCTGCGACTTCTTGTGTGGGGGTGTTTAACTAACTGGAAAGTGAAAAGGTTTCATGAAGCCAGTACAGTGAAAAGGGACACCTTTCGATGAACTGCTGAACCCCAGGCTGCACTGTCATACGCTGTTTTCAGACCAGCACGACAGACGTTGTTAAGTCAGCGTAAAGGCATAGTGAGTCCATCAACACGAACAATGGAGAACGCTGAATCTACGGTTTCCCGGGCAAGCAGATCGTCCGGAAGCAGATCGTCTGCCGCAAGTCTAACGTTAGCAGCTGCTACAGCACGTGCAAAAGCAGAAGCTGCCCAGGCCAGAGCTGCATTTGCAAAGAAAGAAATAGAAATTAAACTAGAAAAAGCTAGATTGGAAGCAACACTCCATGCACTCGAGAAAGAAGGTGAAGCACAAGCTGCCGCCGCTGAAGCAGCAGTGATGGAGGACGCTGCTGCAAGATTGGAAACGACAGTGGAACATTATATTCATCTGCCCTCACTCCAAAGCGCCCATGAGCGGACAGCTGAATACATAAGAAAACACAGTGAGCCCAGCATTGAGCCCAGTGATAAAGAGCCACGTGAAAtacacacaaaggacattaaactaGATGAAGGGATGAACAAAGTAAAAATTAAGGAATCAGATAGGCAACAGGAATCTGTACCCACAGTCTCAAAAGACTATCAGCCCCAAAGACCCCCAGAAAACAGTGCCCATAATATTCCTATGTATACAACGCCCTCTACTGTCCGCAACCGGTATTACTCACCCGCTCAATATCATTCTAATGACACTAATGAACTTGCTAAATATCTAGTAAGGAGTCAGTTGTTAACGTCTGAGCTCACAAAGTTTGATGACAAACCAGAAAATTATTTAGCTTGGAAATCATCATTCACTAACGCTACCGAGAGTCTTGATCTTAAAGCTGGGGAAGAAATTGACCTCCTGATTAAATCACTGGGCCCAGAGTCAGTTAAACATGCACGTCGTATCAGAGCAGTGAATATAAATAAATCACCAGCTGCATTACAACTCATCTGGGACAGGCTAGAAGAGACCTATGGTTCGCCAGAGGCCATAGAGGGCGCTCTTTTTGCAAAACTTGACCAGTTCCCCAAAATAGGGCCAAAAGATCACCTAAAACTAAGAGAGCTAAGCGATTTACTGTTGGAAATCAATTCAGCAATGCAAGAAGGATATTTACATGGACTGTCCTATCTTGATACGGCAAGAGGCATCGCTCCAATCGTGGAAAAATTGCCGTATGGACTACAGGACAGATGGATGATGGAAGGCTCGCGCTACAAACAGGAATATAAAGTAATTTTTCCTCCTTTTACCTTCTTTCTGCAGTTTATTCAGACACAAGCAAAGGCACGCAACGACCCAAGCTTCCATATCCAGCCATCATTCATCAGCGGAGTAAAAAAGGACAGATTTGGAGAAAATTACAGTAACaaccgcagaacagtttcagtgcATAAAACAAGCGTAACGGCCACACCCACTAATGAACCAGACAAATGGTGTCCTGTACATAACAGACCTCATGCACTACAACATTGTAGAAGTTTTAAGGAAAAACCTCTACAAGAAAGGAAGAGACTGTTAAAGCAACATAATATATGTTACAAGTGCTGTGCATCTACCAGACATGTGGCTCGTAACTGTGAAGCAGCAgttaaatgttctgaatgtgaCTCTGACAAGCACCCTTCTGCCTTGCATCCAGACTCACCTTCCCTTCCTCTCAGGTCTTCCTTACCTCCAGCATATCACGGCGGGGAGCAAGAAGATGGGCAGGAGGAAACAGTCGTTGCAAGTTGCACTGAGGTATGTGGGGAGGGCTTTTTAGGAAAGTCATGTTCTAAAATATGCCTGGTCAGTGTTTACCCAGCTAATGACCGCAGCAAGAGCAAAAGAATGTACGCCATGTTGGACGACCAGAGTAACTTGTCATTGGCACGCTCTGAGTTTTTCGATATGTTCAAAGTTAACAGCCTTGCAGCGCCATACACTCTGCAGACCTGTTCTGGTGTAGGTCTCACAGCTGGTCGCAGAGCCTCTGGTTACGTCATAGAGTCCATAGATGGCGCCACTGCAATACAGCTACCAATGTTGATCGAGTGTAACATGATACcaaacaaaagagaagaaatTCCCACTCCAGCCGCTGCACAAGGTCATCCTCATCTCGAACGTATTGCACACAAAATACCACCTCTAGATGACAGTGCTGAGATTTTTCTATTACTCGGAAGAGACATTCTAAGAGTCCATAAAGTGCGCAGTCAAATCAATGGAACACACAATGCACCATATGCACAGAGGCTGGATCTAGGCTGGGTGATAGTGGGAGAAGTTTGCTTGGGCAGCACTCATAAGCCTTCAGAGGTCACCAGTTTAAAGACTCACGTTCTAGCAAATGGGAGGCCCACTCATTTTCCTCCTTGTGAAAATCACTTCACTATCAAATCAGAGACTAATCTTCCAGATCGACAGCTAGCTCTCAGTAGcacaaaaatgaaagaaaatgcaagCAACGTAAGCTTTGGAAGAGATGTTTTCTGTCAGACTAAAAATGACAACAAGCTTGCACCTTCGATGGAGGATCTGTTATTCCTCAAAATTATGGACAATGAGTTCACACAAAATGAGTCAAAGAGCTGGGTGGCCCCACTACCTTTTCGTGAGCCAAGGAAAATACTACCAAACAACCGCCAGTATGCAGTTAGTCGCCTCAAGTCACTGCAACGCACACTCATAAAAAACCCAGAAATGCAGTCCCACCTCACAGACTTTATGCAAAAGATGAAGGACAATGGACATGCTGAGCTTGCACCCCCAGTACAGAAAAACAAAGAGTATTGGTATTTGCCCTTTTTCGGAGTCTACCATCCACAGAAAAAATCGCAGATAAGAGTGGTATTTGACTCCAGCGCACAGTTTGAAGGTATGTCACTTAATGATGCGTTACTCTCAGGGCCTAACCTAAACAACAGTCTATTGGGTGTACTGGTGAGGTTTAGGAAGCATAAAGTTGCAATAACCGCAGACATTCAGCAGATGTTTTACTGCTTTCTAGTAAGAGAGGACTGTAGAGATGTTTTAAGATTTGTGTGGCACAAAGACAACAACCCCAAAAATGACATAGTGGACTACAGAATGTGCGTCCATGTTTTTGGCAATAGCCCCTCCCCTGCAGTAGCAACCTATGGGCTAAGAAGagctgcacaacaaggagaggaaAAATATGGGGCAGATGTGCGTCAGTTTGTTGAAAGAGACTTTTATGTGGATGATGCCTTGAAGTCTGTTCCCACTGAGCAAGGCGCCATCAATCTTGTCAAAAGAACACAAGAAATGCTAGCAGCCTCAAATCTCCGGCTCCTCAAAATAGCCTCCAACAAAGTTGAGGTGATGGATGCTTTTCCAGTGGAGGACCGTGCCAAAGATCTCCAGGATTTGGACCTGTTCAAGGACGACCTTCCTGATCAGCGAAGCCTTGGCATAAAATGGAAcataatgtcagactatttcacctTTCACATCCCCCATACAGATAAACCCTACACACACAGAGGGGTCCTTTCAACAGTAAACAGTGTATTTGACCCGCTAGGGTTTCTGTCTCCAGTCATCATCCAAGGACGACTCCTTTTGAGAGAACTTTCGCTGCACACTACAGAGTGGGATTCAGCCCTGCCCGAGGACATGAGAGGGAAATGGGTAGAATGGCAGCAGTCCCTACAATGCCTCAGTAACCTCCAAATGCCGCGCACATACTCTAACATCCCACTTTCTCAAGCCAAATGTGTAGAACTATGCATCTTTTCGGACGCATCTATGAAAGCAATATGTGCAGTTGCTTATATTAAAGTTACCGCTGCTGATGGCACAACAGAAGTTGGCTTTGTTCTGGGTAAGGCACGACTCACCCCCCAGCCGGAGCTTACAGTCCCCAGGCTTGAACTCTGTGCCGCAGTTATGGCTGTGGAAATGGCAGAAGTGATAAGCGATGAGATTGACCATCAAATAGACAAAATTGGCTTCTACACAGATAGCAAGGTGGTCCTGGGCTATATCAACAACCAGTCAAGGCGCTTCTACGTCTATGTAAACAACCGTGTTCGACGCATCAGAGAGTCAACAACACCTGAGCAATGGCACTTCGTCGCAACGGATCAAAATCCTGCTGACCACGGCTCACGCGCTGTCCCAGCTTCAGAGTTGCAGAAAACGTCATGGTTCACAGGGCCGGCCTTCCTACAGTGCTCTTCAGACATCCAGCCAGAGCAACATCTGTATGAGCTACTGGAGCCAGACAGTGATGCAGAGGTGCGCCCAGAGGTAAGAACCCTCTGCACAAACACTACAAAAACCGTGTTAGACACAAAACGCTGGGAACGCTTTTCCTCATGGAAATCACTGAAAAGAACTGTAGCAAACCTGATTCACGTAGCACAATGCTTCTCCtcttccaaaacaaacaaagactgtAATGGTTGGCATATCTGTAAAACAGCCATTACATGTGAACTGTTAGAGCAAGCTGAGAACATTATGATGAAAAATGTTCAGCAAGAAACGTATGCAGATGAGATCAAATGCatttcagcaaaacaaaatcTTTCCAAACACAGCCCGCTCATAAAGCTTAACCCCATCATTGGAAATGACAGCCTATTGAGAGTCGGTGGTCGCATTATTCGCTCAGGCTTAGAAGCAAAAGAAATGAATCCTATTATATTACCAGGCACCAACTACATAACCACCCTCCTTGTGCGACATCACCATGAAAAGGTTAACCACCAAGGGAGACACTTTACCGAAGGGGCGGTCAGAGAAAGTGGCCTGTGGATTGTAGGTGCAAAAAGGTGCATTGGCAAAGTTATAAACAAGTGTGTTACATGCAAGAAACTGAGAGGAAAGTTTGAGGAGCAAATAATGAGTGACCTGCCAGTAGACCGACTTCGGCTAGAGCCCCCCTTTTCTTATGTGGGCTTGGACATTTTTGGCCCATGGGAAGTATTCACAAGGCGTACAAGAGGAGGACAGGCTAACAGCAAACGGTGGGCAGTACTCTTTACCTGCTTGTGCACAAGGGCTGTTCACATTGAAGTTGTGGAGGAGATGAGCTCATCAAGTTTTATCAATGCACTGAGGCGCTTTTTTGCGCTGAGAGGTCCTGCTAAACAGCTGCGCTCCGACTGTGGCACTAATTTTATTGGTGCTCACAAAGAGATCACAACGTCAGTGCCAGACGAGAACAAAGTGCAACAATATTTACAGGAACACAAGTGTACATGGGTATTCAACCCACCCCATTCATCCCATATGGGTGGAGTATGGGAACGTATGATCGGCCTGGCGAGGCGCATTCTGGACAACATGTTGCTGCAAGCTGGTCGTGCCCAACTTACCCATGAAATACTGACTACATTTCTTGCAGAAGTCACGGCCATAATGAATGCCCGCCCGCTAATACCAGTCTCATCAGACCCAGAGCATCCTTTCATTCTAAGCCCTGCTATGCTGCTCACACAAAAAACGCATGCTGTTCCTCCAATCTATGACAACATCGACCAGAAGGAGATGCTGAAGAGCCACTGGAAGCGTGTTCAGTTCCTCGCAGACAACTTCTGGAGCAGGTGGCAAAAGGAGTATCTCAGCAGCCTCCAATCTCGGCAGAAATGGCACCACAAAAGGACTGACATTAAAGAAGGGGATGTAGTACTCCTTAAGGACGAACAAACAAGAAGAAATGAGTGGCCAATGGGCGTCATTGCAAAGACAGTTCCCAGTGTCGATGGAACCGTGAGAAAGGTTGAGGTTAGAGTCGCTAACCAAGGGACTGTCAAGACTTATTTTAGACCCATATCAGAATTGGTTTTTCTGTTATCCGGTGATGtttaagtttgtttatttgtggtaTCCATAGGATGCCAGACGGGGAGTGTTCTGGCTCTGCCATTAGTATTGTGTGCACTGGCTCTTTAAGAGAATCAGGAAGTGAGTGTCCTGGCCATGCTGCGCAGAGATGATGACGTAATGTGATTCAGACCACGGAGACGGCATGTTGTTCAGTTCTGTAGCTGTGTTAGAGTTCATAAAAGCATTCCCTGTGAGTATTGCAGTAAAAAATGATGTGTAGATGGAATATATGTTAGAAAGTAGTACATTTAAGTAGTTCATTTAATGTTTAGGGAACTAtttacaagtcttattttgaatGCATTATTTTGGCTCATATCAATGTAATGAGACAGTATATGATTTATGTTAAGCTTTAATTAACAATTGCTGCATTATTTGTGTATACTGATGCACCTATACTGTATCTGTTTGTTATAGTTTCACACCTGCCATATAAAAACGGGTCCAACTCATCCTGACGTCTGCGACTTCTTGTGTGGGGGTGTTTAACTAACTGGAAAGTGAAAAGGTTTCATGAAGCCAgtacagaccacataaaatgattcaGTGGACCACACAAAATGAAGTggttgaccacataaaatgaagtggttgaccacataaaatgatgtggtggaccacataaaatgatgtggtgggccaagtAAAATGATGTCgtggatcacataaaatgatgaggtggaccacataaagtgatgtggtgggccacataaaatgatgaggcgggccacgtaaaatgatgtggtggatcacataaaatgatgtggtggaccacataaaacgaTAAagggggccacataaaatgaagaggCGGGCCACATGAAACGATACAGTGGGCCACGTAAAACGATACAGTggcccacataaaatgatgtgacggacgacataaaatgattgattgattgattgagacttttattagtagattgcatagtacagtacatattccgtacaattgaccactaaatggtaatacccgaataagtttttcaacttgtttaagtcggggtccacttaaatcaattcatggtaatgagtGGACCACACAAAATGAAGTggttgaccacataaaatgaagtgctTGACCACATAAAGTGATGTGTTCgactacataaaatgaagtggttgaCCACACGAAGTGAAGTGGTTGACCACATAaagtgatgtggtggaccacataaaatgatgtggtggaccacataaaatgatgtggtggaccacataaaatgatgtggtgggccaagtAAAATGATGTCgtggatcacataaaatgatgaggtggaccacataaaatgatgtggtggtccacataaaaggatgtggtggtccacataaaatgaagtggtggaccacataaaatgaagtggttgaCCACATAaagtgatgtggtggaccacataaaatgaagtgttgaccgcataaaatgatgtggtggaccacatgatgaggcgagccacataaaacgatacagtggaccacataaaatgataccatataaaatgaagtggttgaccacataaaatgaagtggttgaccacataaaatgaagtggttgaccacataaaatgaggtggtgcactacataaaatgaagtggttgaCCACGTAAAGTGATGTGGTTGACCACATAaagtgatgtggtgggccacataagacGATACAGTggcccacataaaatgatgtggtggtccacataaaatgaagtggtggaccacataaaattaagtAGTTGACCACATGAAGTGatttggtggaccacataaaaggaTACagtgggccacttaaaatgaagtggctgacagagctggacaggaaataataccAACAAACAGGAAAGGTAAGTAGTGATGTCCAACCTGTCACATGTGTGTCAACATGTTTGGACTCTCAGAACTAAAACCTCACACCGTCTGGTCCGTCGGGG from Entelurus aequoreus isolate RoL-2023_Sb linkage group LG17, RoL_Eaeq_v1.1, whole genome shotgun sequence encodes the following:
- the LOC133632787 gene encoding uncharacterized protein LOC133632787 translates to MYAMLDDQSNLSLARSEFFDMFKVNSLAAPYTLQTCSGVGLTAGRRASGYVIESIDGATAIQLPMLIECNMIPNKREEIPTPAAAQGHPHLERIAHKIPPLDDSAEIFLLLGRDILRVHKVRSQINGTHNAPYAQRLDLGWVIVGEVCLGSTHKPSEVTSLKTHVLANGRPTHFPPCENHFTIKSETNLPDRQLALSSTKMKENASNVSFGRDVFCQTKNDNKLAPSMEDLLFLKIMDNEFTQNESKSWVAPLPFREPRKILPNNRQYAVSRLKSLQRTLIKNPEMQSHLTDFMQKMKDNGHAELAPPVQKNKEYWYLPFFGVYHPQKKSQIRVVFDSSAQFEGMSLNDALLSGPNLNNSLLGVLVRFRKHKVAITADIQQMFYCFLVREDCRDVLRFVWHKDNNPKNDIVDYRMCVHVFGNSPSPAVATYGLRRAAQQGEEKYGADVRQFVERDFYVDDALKSVPTEQGAINLVKRTQEMLAASNLRLLKIASNKVEVMDAFPVEDRAKDLQDLDLFKDDLPDQRSLGIKWNIMSDYFTFHIPHTDKPYTHRGVLSTVNSVFDPLGFLSPVIIQGRLLLRELSLHTTEWDSALPEDMRGKWVEWQQSLQCLSNLQMPRTYSNIPLSQAKCVELCIFSDASMKAICAVAYIKVTAADGTTEVGFVLGKARLTPQPELTVPRLELCAAVMAVEMAEVISDEIDHQIDKIGFYTDSKVVLGYINNQSRRFYVYVNNRVRRIRESTTPEQWHFVATDQNPADHGSRAVPASELQKTSWFTGPAFLQCSSDIQPEQHLYELLEPDSDAEVRPEVRTLCTNTTKTVLDTKRWERFSSWKSLKRTVANLIHVAQCFSSSKTNKDCNGWHICKTAITCELLEQAENIMMKNVQQETYADEIKCISAKQNLSKHSPLIKLNPIIGNDSLLRVGGRIIRSGLEAKEMNPIILPGTNYITTLLVRHHHEKVNHQGRHFTEGAVRESGLWIVGAKRCIGKVINKCVTCKKLRGKFEEQIMSDLPVDRLRLEPPFSYVGLDIFGPWEVFTRRTRGGQANSKRWAVLFTCLCTRAVHIEVVEEMSSSSFINALRRFFALRGPAKQLRSDCGTNFIGAHKEITTSVPDENKVQQYLQEHKCTWVFNPPHSSHMGGVWERMIGLARRILDNMLLQAGRAQLTHEILTTFLAEVTAIMNARPLIPVSSDPEHPFILSPAMLLTQKTHAVPPIYDNIDQKEMLKSHWKRVQFLADNFWSRWQKEYLSSLQSRQKWHHKRTDIKEGDVVLLKDEQTRRNEWPMGVIAKTVPSVDGTVRKVEVRVANQGTVKTYFRPISELVFLLSGDV